Proteins encoded by one window of Pseudomonas coleopterorum:
- the rpoC gene encoding DNA-directed RNA polymerase subunit beta', whose protein sequence is MKDLLNLLKNQGQVEEFDAIRIGLASPEMIRSWSFGEVKKPETINYRTFKPERDGLFCAKIFGPVKDYECLCGKYKRLKHRGVICEKCGVEVALAKVRRERMAHIELASPVAHIWFLKSLPSRIGLLMDMTLRDIERVLYFESYVVIDPGMTTLEKGQLLNDEQYFEALEEFGDDFDARMGAEAVRELLHAIDLEHEIGRLREEIPQTNSETKIKKLSKRLKLMEAFQGSGNLPEWMVLTVLPVLPPDLRPLVPLDGGRFATSDLNDLYRRVINRNNRLKRLLDLSAPDIIVRNEKRMLQEAVDALLDNGRRGRAITGSNKRPLKSLADMIKGKQGRFRQNLLGKRVDYSGRSVITVGPTLRLHQCGLPKKMALELFKPFIFGKLEMRGLATTIKAAKKMVERELPEVWDVLAEVIREHPVLLNRAPTLHRLGIQAFEPVLIEGKAIQLHPLVCAAYNADFDGDQMAVHVPLTLEAQLEARALMMSTNNILSPANGEPIIVPSQDVVLGLYYMTREAINAKGEGRIFADLQEVDRVFRAGEAALHAKIKVRINETVNDRDGGSVSGTRIVDTTVGRALLFQVVPKGLSFDVVNLPMKKKAISKLINQCYRVVGLKETVIFADQLMYTGFAYSTISGVSIGVNDFVIPDEKARIIGTATDEVKEIESQYASGLVTQGEKYNKVIDLWSKANDEVSKAMMSNLSKEKVIDRHGNEVDQESFNSMYMMADSGARGSAAQIRQLAGMRGLMAKPDGSIIETPITANFREGLSVLQYFISTHGARKGLADTALKTANSGYLTRRLVDVAQDLVVTEVDCGTEHGLLMTPHIEGGDVVEPLGERVLGRVIARDVFKPGTDEVIVPGGTLVDEKWVEFIELNSIDEVIVRSPISCETRYGICAKCYGRDLARGHQVNIGEAVGVIAAQSIGEPGTQLTMRTFHIGGAASRTSAADSVQVKNGGTVRLHNLKHVERADGNLVAVSRSGELAIADEFGRERERYKLPYGAVISVKEGDKVDAGAIVAKWDPHTHPIVTEMKGTVTYVGMEEGITIKRQTDELTGLTNIEVLDAKDRPAAGKEIRPAVKMVGVDGKDLLLPGTDVPAQYFLPANALVGVADGAQVGVGDVIARIPQETSKTRDITGGLPRVADLFEARRPKEASILAEVSGTIAFGKETKGKRRLVITPNDGTDPYEELIPKWRHLNVFEGEQVNRGEVISDGPSDPHDILRLLGVSALAKYIVNEIQDVYRLQGVKINDKHIETILRQMLRKVEISESGDSSFIKGDQMELTQVLGENERLSGDDKFVSKFTRVLLGITKASLSTESFISAASFQETTRVLTEAAVTGKRDYLRGLKENVVVGRLIPAGTGLAYHSERKRRRELDKPTRVSASEVEAALTEALNSSGN, encoded by the coding sequence TTGAAAGACCTACTGAATTTGCTGAAAAACCAGGGTCAAGTCGAAGAGTTCGATGCGATCCGCATCGGCCTCGCGTCGCCTGAGATGATCCGTTCGTGGTCGTTCGGTGAAGTTAAAAAGCCGGAAACCATCAACTACCGTACGTTCAAGCCTGAGCGTGACGGCCTGTTCTGCGCCAAGATCTTTGGCCCGGTCAAGGACTACGAGTGCCTGTGCGGCAAGTACAAGCGCTTGAAGCACCGTGGCGTGATCTGCGAGAAGTGCGGCGTTGAAGTCGCGCTGGCCAAGGTTCGTCGCGAGCGCATGGCTCACATCGAACTGGCTTCGCCGGTCGCTCACATCTGGTTCCTGAAATCGCTGCCGTCCCGCATCGGTCTGCTGATGGACATGACCCTGCGTGATATCGAACGCGTTCTCTACTTCGAGAGCTACGTCGTTATCGACCCGGGCATGACTACCCTCGAAAAGGGCCAGTTGCTGAACGACGAGCAGTACTTCGAAGCACTCGAAGAGTTCGGTGACGACTTCGACGCCCGCATGGGTGCCGAGGCCGTTCGCGAGCTGCTGCACGCCATTGACCTGGAACACGAGATCGGTCGCCTGCGCGAAGAGATTCCGCAGACCAACTCGGAAACCAAGATCAAGAAGCTGTCCAAGCGCCTGAAGCTGATGGAAGCTTTCCAGGGCTCCGGCAACCTGCCTGAGTGGATGGTGTTGACCGTTCTGCCGGTTCTGCCGCCAGATCTGCGTCCACTGGTTCCACTGGATGGCGGTCGTTTCGCGACTTCCGACCTCAACGATCTGTATCGTCGAGTGATCAACCGTAACAACCGTCTGAAGCGCCTGCTGGATCTGTCGGCTCCCGACATCATCGTGCGCAACGAAAAGCGCATGCTGCAGGAAGCTGTGGATGCGCTGCTCGACAACGGTCGTCGCGGTCGTGCCATCACTGGTTCGAACAAGCGTCCTCTGAAATCCTTGGCTGACATGATCAAGGGTAAGCAGGGTCGTTTCCGTCAGAACCTGCTCGGCAAGCGCGTTGACTACTCGGGTCGTTCGGTAATTACCGTAGGCCCGACCCTGCGCCTGCACCAGTGCGGTCTTCCTAAGAAGATGGCTCTGGAACTGTTCAAGCCGTTCATCTTCGGCAAGCTGGAAATGCGTGGTCTGGCGACCACCATCAAGGCCGCCAAGAAGATGGTCGAGCGCGAGCTGCCAGAAGTCTGGGACGTGCTCGCCGAAGTGATTCGCGAACACCCCGTGCTGCTCAACCGTGCACCGACCCTTCACCGTCTGGGTATCCAGGCGTTCGAGCCGGTATTGATCGAAGGCAAGGCCATCCAGCTGCACCCGCTGGTCTGCGCCGCATACAACGCCGACTTCGACGGCGACCAGATGGCGGTCCACGTACCGCTGACCCTGGAAGCCCAGCTCGAAGCTCGTGCGCTGATGATGTCGACCAACAACATCCTGTCGCCAGCCAACGGTGAGCCAATCATCGTTCCTTCGCAGGACGTTGTACTGGGTCTGTACTACATGACCCGTGAAGCGATCAACGCTAAGGGCGAAGGCCGCATCTTTGCCGACCTGCAGGAAGTCGACCGCGTGTTCCGCGCCGGCGAAGCTGCCCTGCACGCCAAGATCAAGGTTCGTATCAACGAAACCGTCAACGATCGTGATGGCGGCAGCGTGAGCGGCACCCGTATCGTCGACACCACTGTCGGCCGTGCGCTGCTGTTCCAGGTCGTGCCTAAAGGCCTGTCCTTCGACGTCGTCAACCTGCCGATGAAGAAGAAGGCGATCTCCAAGCTGATCAACCAGTGCTACCGCGTGGTGGGTCTGAAAGAGACCGTGATCTTCGCTGACCAGTTGATGTACACCGGTTTTGCCTACTCGACGATTTCGGGTGTTTCCATCGGCGTTAACGACTTCGTTATCCCGGATGAGAAAGCTCGCATCATCGGTACTGCGACCGACGAAGTGAAAGAGATCGAAAGCCAGTATGCGTCCGGCCTGGTAACCCAGGGCGAGAAGTACAACAAGGTGATCGACCTCTGGTCCAAGGCCAACGACGAAGTGTCCAAGGCAATGATGTCGAACCTCTCGAAAGAGAAGGTCATCGATCGTCATGGCAACGAAGTCGACCAGGAATCGTTCAACTCGATGTACATGATGGCTGACTCCGGTGCCCGGGGCTCGGCTGCTCAGATTCGTCAGTTGGCCGGTATGCGTGGCCTGATGGCCAAGCCGGACGGCTCGATCATCGAGACGCCGATCACCGCGAACTTCCGTGAAGGTCTGAGCGTACTTCAGTACTTCATCTCCACTCACGGTGCTCGTAAGGGTCTGGCGGATACCGCCTTGAAGACTGCGAACTCCGGTTACCTGACTCGTCGTCTGGTAGACGTGGCGCAGGATCTGGTGGTGACCGAGGTCGATTGCGGTACCGAACACGGTCTGCTGATGACCCCGCACATCGAAGGCGGCGACGTCGTCGAGCCTCTGGGCGAGCGCGTATTGGGTCGAGTGATCGCCCGTGACGTATTCAAGCCAGGCACCGACGAAGTCATCGTTCCAGGCGGTACGCTGGTAGACGAGAAGTGGGTTGAATTCATCGAGCTGAACAGCATCGACGAAGTCATCGTGCGCTCGCCGATCAGCTGCGAAACCCGCTACGGTATCTGCGCCAAGTGCTACGGTCGTGACCTGGCTCGCGGGCATCAGGTGAACATCGGTGAAGCGGTCGGCGTTATCGCTGCCCAGTCTATCGGCGAGCCGGGTACCCAGCTGACCATGCGTACGTTCCACATCGGTGGTGCGGCAAGCCGGACCTCGGCTGCAGACAGCGTCCAGGTGAAGAATGGCGGCACCGTCCGTCTGCACAACCTGAAGCACGTAGAGCGTGCCGACGGCAACCTGGTAGCCGTGTCGCGTTCCGGTGAGTTGGCGATTGCCGACGAGTTCGGTCGTGAGCGTGAGCGTTACAAGCTGCCGTACGGTGCAGTGATTTCGGTGAAGGAAGGCGACAAGGTCGACGCTGGTGCCATCGTGGCCAAGTGGGATCCGCACACTCACCCAATCGTCACCGAGATGAAAGGTACCGTGACCTACGTGGGCATGGAAGAAGGCATCACGATCAAGCGTCAGACAGACGAATTGACCGGCCTGACCAACATCGAAGTACTCGATGCCAAGGATCGTCCAGCGGCGGGCAAGGAAATTCGTCCAGCTGTGAAGATGGTCGGCGTCGATGGCAAGGATCTGCTGCTGCCGGGTACTGACGTACCGGCCCAGTACTTCCTGCCAGCCAACGCCCTGGTCGGCGTGGCCGATGGTGCGCAAGTGGGTGTGGGTGACGTTATCGCCCGTATCCCGCAGGAAACTTCGAAGACACGTGACATCACCGGTGGTCTGCCACGTGTTGCCGACCTGTTCGAAGCGCGTCGTCCGAAGGAAGCTTCGATTCTGGCGGAAGTCAGCGGCACCATCGCGTTCGGTAAGGAGACCAAGGGCAAGCGCCGTCTGGTCATCACTCCGAACGACGGTACCGATCCGTACGAAGAGCTGATTCCGAAGTGGCGTCACCTGAACGTCTTCGAAGGCGAACAAGTGAACCGCGGCGAAGTGATCTCCGACGGTCCAAGCGATCCGCACGACATCCTGCGTCTGCTGGGTGTGAGTGCGCTGGCCAAGTACATCGTCAACGAGATTCAGGACGTGTACCGTCTGCAAGGCGTGAAGATCAACGACAAGCACATCGAGACGATCCTGCGTCAGATGCTGCGCAAGGTCGAGATCTCCGAGTCGGGCGACAGCAGCTTCATCAAGGGCGACCAGATGGAACTGACCCAGGTACTGGGCGAGAACGAGCGTTTGAGCGGCGACGACAAGTTCGTTTCCAAGTTCACCCGTGTTCTGCTGGGTATCACCAAGGCGTCGTTGTCCACCGAATCGTTCATCTCGGCGGCTTCCTTCCAGGAAACCACTCGAGTGCTGACCGAAGCGGCGGTTACCGGCAAGCGCGACTACCTGCGCGGCCTGAAGGAAAACGTGGTCGTGGGTCGTCTGATCCCGGCCGGTACCGGTCTGGCGTATCACAGCGAGCGCAAGCGTCGTCGTGAACTCGACAAACCAACCCGCGTCAGCGCCAGTGAAGTTGAAGCTGCGTTGACCGAAGCGCTGAACTCAAGCGGTAATTGA
- the rpoB gene encoding DNA-directed RNA polymerase subunit beta, with protein MAYSYTEKKRIRKDFSKLPDVMDVPYLLAIQLDSYREFLQAGATKDQFRDVGLHAAFKSVFPIISYSGNAALEYVGYRLGEPAFDVKECVLRGVTYAVPLRVKVRLIIFDKESSNKAIKDIKEQEVYMGEIPLMTENGTFVINGTERVIVSQLHRSPGVFFDHDRGKTHSSGKLLYSARIIPYRGSWLDFEFDPKDCVFVRIDRRRKLPASVLLRALGYSTEEVLDAFYTTNVFHVQGEQLSLELVPQRLRGEIAVLDIVDDKGKVIVEQGRRITARHINQIEKAGIKQLEVPLDYVLGRTTAKAIVHPATGEILCECNTELTTELLLKIAKAQVVRIETLYTNDIDCGPFISDTLKIDSTGNQLEALVEIYRMMRPGEPPTKDAAETLFNNLFFSPERYDLSAVGRMKFNRRIGRTEIEGSGVLSKEDIVAVLKTLVDIRNGKGIVDDIDHLGNRRVRCVGEMAENQFRVGLVRVERAVKERLSMAESEGLMPQDLINAKPVAAAVKEFFGSSQLSQFMDQNNPLSEITHKRRVSALGPGGLTRERAGFEVRDVHPTHYGRVCPIETPEGPNIGLINSLAAYARTNQYGFLESPYRVVKDALVTDEIVFLSAIEEADHVIAQASATMNDKKVLIDELVAVRHLNEFTVKAPEDVTLMDVSPKQVVSVAASLIPFLEHDDANRALMGSNMQRQAVPTLRADKPLVGTGMERNVARDSGVCVVARRGGVIDSVDASRIVVRVADDEVETGEAGVDIYNLTKYTRSNQNTCINQRPLVNKGDVVQRSDIMADGPSTDMGELALGQNMRIAFMAWNGFNFEDSICLSERVVQEDRFTTIHIQELTCVARDTKLGPEEITADIPNVGEAALNKLDEAGIVYVGAEVGAGDILVGKVTPKGETQLTPEEKLLRAIFGEKASDVKDTSLRVPTGTKGTVIDVQVFTRDGVERDARALSIEKSQLDEIRKDLNEEFRIVEGATFERLRSALMGQIIEGGAGLKKGTEVTHEVLDGLEHGQWFKLRMAEDALNEQLEKAQAYIVDRRRLLDDKFEDKKRKLQQGDDLAPGVLKIVKVYLAIRRRIQPGDKMAGRHGNKGVVSVIMPVEDMPHDANGTPVDVVLNPLGVPSRMNVGQILETHLGLAAKGLGEKINTMLEEQRKVADLRKFLTEIYNEIGGRQEQLETFSDQEILDLAKNLKGGVPMATPVFDGAKESEIKAMLKLADMPESGQMQLFDGRTGNKFERPVTVGYMYMLKLNHLVDDKMHARSTGSYSLVTQQPLGGKAQFGGQRFGEMEVWALEAYGAAYTLQEMLTVKSDDVNGRTKMYKNIVDGDHRMEPGMPESFNVLIKEIRSLGIDIDLETE; from the coding sequence ATGGCTTACTCATATACTGAGAAAAAACGTATCCGCAAGGACTTTAGCAAGTTGCCGGACGTCATGGACGTACCGTACCTCTTGGCTATCCAGCTGGATTCGTATCGCGAATTCTTGCAGGCGGGCGCGACCAAGGACCAGTTCCGTGATGTCGGTCTGCATGCGGCCTTCAAATCCGTTTTCCCGATCATCAGCTACTCCGGCAACGCTGCTCTGGAGTACGTTGGTTATCGTCTGGGCGAACCGGCCTTTGACGTCAAAGAGTGCGTACTGCGTGGCGTGACCTACGCCGTGCCGCTGCGTGTAAAAGTGCGCCTGATCATTTTCGACAAAGAATCGTCGAACAAAGCGATCAAGGACATCAAAGAGCAGGAAGTCTACATGGGGGAAATCCCCCTGATGACCGAGAACGGTACCTTCGTAATCAACGGTACCGAGCGCGTCATCGTTTCCCAGCTGCACCGTTCGCCAGGTGTGTTCTTCGACCACGACCGTGGCAAGACGCACAGCTCGGGCAAGCTGCTCTATTCGGCCCGCATCATTCCTTACCGTGGCTCCTGGCTGGACTTCGAGTTCGATCCGAAAGACTGTGTATTCGTCCGTATCGACCGTCGTCGCAAGCTGCCTGCCTCGGTGCTGCTGCGCGCCCTGGGTTACAGCACCGAGGAAGTCCTCGATGCGTTCTATACCACCAACGTATTCCACGTGCAGGGCGAGCAGCTCAGCCTGGAACTGGTGCCCCAGCGCCTGCGCGGTGAAATCGCCGTTCTCGACATCGTCGACGACAAGGGCAAGGTCATTGTCGAGCAGGGCCGCCGTATCACTGCCCGGCACATCAACCAGATCGAAAAGGCCGGTATCAAGCAGCTGGAAGTGCCACTGGACTACGTCCTGGGCCGCACCACGGCCAAGGCCATCGTGCACCCGGCCACCGGCGAGATCCTGTGCGAGTGCAACACCGAGCTGACCACCGAACTGCTGCTCAAGATCGCCAAGGCGCAGGTCGTTCGCATCGAAACGTTGTACACCAACGACATCGATTGCGGTCCGTTCATCTCCGACACCCTGAAGATCGATTCCACCGGCAATCAGCTTGAAGCCCTGGTGGAAATCTATCGCATGATGCGTCCAGGCGAGCCGCCAACCAAGGATGCTGCCGAGACCCTGTTCAACAACCTGTTCTTCAGCCCTGAGCGCTATGACCTGTCCGCGGTCGGCCGGATGAAGTTCAACCGTCGTATCGGTCGTACCGAGATCGAAGGTTCGGGTGTATTGAGCAAGGAAGACATCGTTGCCGTGTTGAAGACCCTGGTCGACATCCGCAACGGCAAAGGCATCGTCGATGACATCGACCACCTGGGTAACCGTCGTGTTCGCTGCGTGGGCGAAATGGCCGAGAACCAGTTCCGTGTTGGCCTGGTGCGTGTAGAGCGCGCGGTCAAGGAACGTCTGTCGATGGCCGAAAGCGAAGGCCTGATGCCGCAGGACCTGATCAACGCCAAGCCAGTGGCTGCCGCGGTCAAGGAGTTCTTCGGTTCCAGCCAGCTGTCGCAGTTCATGGACCAGAACAACCCGCTGTCCGAGATCACCCACAAGCGTCGCGTCTCCGCGCTCGGCCCTGGTGGTCTGACCCGCGAACGTGCAGGCTTCGAAGTGCGTGACGTTCACCCGACGCACTATGGTCGTGTGTGCCCGATCGAAACGCCTGAAGGTCCGAACATCGGTCTGATCAACTCCCTGGCGGCCTATGCGCGCACCAACCAGTACGGTTTCCTGGAAAGCCCGTACCGTGTGGTGAAAGACGCTCTGGTCACCGACGAGATCGTGTTCCTGTCTGCCATCGAAGAAGCCGATCACGTGATCGCTCAGGCTTCGGCCACGATGAACGACAAGAAGGTCCTGATCGACGAGCTGGTGGCCGTACGTCACTTGAACGAATTCACCGTCAAGGCGCCGGAAGACGTCACCCTGATGGATGTTTCGCCCAAGCAGGTCGTGTCGGTAGCCGCATCGCTGATTCCGTTCCTCGAGCACGACGACGCCAACCGTGCGTTGATGGGTTCGAACATGCAGCGTCAGGCTGTACCTACCCTGCGTGCCGACAAGCCGCTGGTCGGTACCGGCATGGAGCGTAACGTTGCCCGTGACTCCGGCGTTTGCGTCGTGGCTCGTCGTGGCGGCGTGATCGACTCCGTCGATGCCAGCCGTATCGTGGTCCGGGTTGCCGATGACGAAGTCGAGACTGGCGAAGCCGGTGTCGACATCTACAACCTGACCAAGTACACCCGCTCGAACCAGAACACCTGCATCAACCAGCGTCCGCTGGTCAACAAGGGTGACGTGGTTCAGCGCAGCGACATCATGGCCGATGGCCCGTCCACCGACATGGGTGAACTGGCGCTGGGTCAGAACATGCGCATCGCGTTCATGGCGTGGAACGGCTTCAACTTCGAAGACTCCATCTGCCTGTCCGAGCGTGTGGTTCAGGAAGATCGCTTCACCACGATCCACATCCAGGAACTGACCTGTGTGGCCCGTGACACCAAGCTTGGCCCAGAGGAAATCACTGCCGACATCCCGAACGTGGGTGAAGCGGCGCTGAACAAGCTGGACGAAGCCGGTATCGTCTACGTAGGTGCCGAAGTCGGCGCCGGCGACATTCTGGTCGGCAAGGTGACGCCTAAAGGCGAAACCCAGCTCACGCCGGAAGAAAAACTGCTGCGCGCGATCTTCGGCGAGAAGGCCAGCGACGTTAAGGACACCTCCCTGCGCGTGCCTACCGGCACCAAGGGTACCGTCATCGACGTACAGGTCTTCACCCGCGACGGTGTCGAGCGTGATGCTCGTGCTCTGTCGATCGAGAAGAGCCAGCTGGACGAGATCCGCAAGGACCTGAACGAAGAGTTCCGTATCGTTGAAGGCGCAACCTTCGAACGTCTGCGCTCGGCCCTGATGGGTCAGATCATCGAAGGCGGCGCTGGCCTGAAGAAAGGCACCGAGGTGACCCACGAGGTCCTCGATGGTCTGGAGCATGGTCAGTGGTTCAAGCTGCGCATGGCCGAAGACGCGCTGAACGAACAGCTCGAGAAGGCTCAGGCCTACATCGTCGATCGTCGCCGTCTGCTGGACGACAAGTTCGAAGACAAGAAGCGCAAGCTGCAGCAAGGCGATGACCTGGCTCCGGGCGTGCTGAAGATCGTCAAGGTCTACCTGGCCATCCGCCGTCGCATCCAGCCGGGTGACAAGATGGCCGGTCGTCACGGTAACAAGGGTGTGGTTTCCGTGATCATGCCTGTCGAGGACATGCCGCACGACGCCAACGGTACGCCGGTGGACGTGGTACTCAACCCGCTGGGTGTACCTTCGCGTATGAACGTTGGTCAGATTCTTGAAACCCACCTGGGCCTCGCGGCCAAGGGTCTGGGCGAGAAGATCAACACCATGCTCGAAGAGCAGCGTAAGGTAGCTGATCTGCGCAAGTTCCTGACCGAGATCTACAACGAGATCGGTGGCCGTCAAGAACAGCTGGAAACCTTCTCCGACCAGGAAATCCTGGATCTGGCGAAGAACCTCAAGGGCGGCGTTCCAATGGCTACCCCGGTGTTCGACGGTGCCAAGGAAAGCGAAATCAAGGCCATGCTGAAATTGGCCGACATGCCGGAAAGCGGCCAGATGCAGCTTTTCGACGGTCGTACCGGCAACAAGTTCGAGCGTCCGGTCACCGTTGGCTACATGTACATGCTGAAGCTGAACCACTTGGTGGACGACAAGATGCACGCGCGTTCCACTGGTTCTTACAGCCTGGTTACCCAGCAGCCGCTGGGTGGTAAGGCGCAGTTCGGTGGTCAGCGTTTCGGGGAGATGGAGGTGTGGGCGCTGGAAGCATACGGCGCGGCATACACCCTGCAAGAAATGCTCACAGTGAAGTCGGACGATGTGAACGGTCGTACCAAGATGTACAAGAACATCGTGGACGGCGATCACCGTATGGAGCCGGGCATGCCCGAGTCCTTCAACGTGTTGATCAAAGAGATCCGTTCTCTGGGTATCGATATCGATCTGGAAACCGAATAA
- the rplL gene encoding 50S ribosomal protein L7/L12, translating to MSLTNDQIIEAIGEKSVLEIVELIKAMEEKFGVSAAAASAGPAAGPAAVVEEQTEFNVMLLEAGEKKVNVIKAVRELTGLGLKEAKAVVDGAPAMVLEAVAKDAADKAKATLEEAGAKVELK from the coding sequence ATGTCTCTGACTAACGACCAAATCATCGAAGCAATCGGCGAGAAATCCGTTCTGGAAATCGTTGAGCTGATCAAGGCGATGGAAGAAAAGTTCGGCGTTTCGGCTGCTGCCGCTTCCGCCGGTCCAGCTGCTGGTCCAGCTGCCGTTGTTGAAGAGCAAACTGAATTCAACGTCATGCTGCTGGAAGCTGGCGAGAAGAAAGTAAACGTCATCAAGGCAGTTCGTGAACTGACCGGTCTGGGCCTGAAAGAAGCCAAGGCTGTTGTTGACGGCGCTCCTGCCATGGTTCTGGAAGCTGTTGCCAAAGACGCAGCCGACAAAGCCAAAGCAACGCTGGAAGAAGCAGGCGCCAAAGTCGAGCTCAAGTAA
- the rplJ gene encoding 50S ribosomal protein L10: MAIKLEDKKAIVAEVNKAAQVALSAVVADARGVTVGAMTGLRKEAREAGVYVRVVRNTLLKRAVADTPYSVLNDVFTGPTLIAFSNEHPGAAARLFKEFAKGQDKFEIKAAAFEGNYLAANQIDVLASLPTRDEAISQLMSVIQGATSKLARTLAALRDQKEAAAA; the protein is encoded by the coding sequence GTGGCAATTAAACTTGAAGACAAGAAGGCCATCGTCGCTGAAGTCAACAAGGCTGCCCAAGTTGCTCTGTCCGCTGTCGTGGCTGATGCCCGTGGCGTAACAGTAGGCGCTATGACCGGACTCCGTAAAGAGGCTCGTGAAGCTGGCGTATACGTACGTGTCGTACGTAACACCCTGCTCAAGCGCGCCGTTGCAGACACTCCTTACAGTGTTCTGAACGACGTGTTCACTGGCCCGACCTTGATCGCCTTCTCCAACGAACATCCAGGTGCTGCTGCCCGTTTGTTCAAGGAGTTCGCTAAAGGTCAGGACAAGTTCGAGATCAAGGCAGCTGCGTTCGAGGGTAACTACCTCGCAGCTAACCAAATCGACGTGCTGGCAAGCTTGCCGACCCGTGACGAAGCCATTTCCCAGCTGATGAGCGTGATTCAAGGCGCTACCAGCAAACTGGCTCGTACTCTGGCGGCCCTTCGCGACCAGAAAGAAGCTGCCGCAGCCTGA
- the rplA gene encoding 50S ribosomal protein L1: MAKLTKRQKAIASKIEAGKLYNFEDAAALLTELSTVKFSESVDVAVNLGVDPRKSDQVVRSATVLPHGTGKTVRVAVFTQGPAAEAALAAGADRVGMDDLAAEMKGGDLNYDVVIASPDAMRVVGQLGQILGPRGLMPNPKVGTVTPDVANAVKNAKAGQVRYRTDKNGIIHTSVGKVGFDAVKLKENVEALIADLKRIKPASSKGIYVKRVTLSTTMGPGLVIDQGSLDA; encoded by the coding sequence ATGGCTAAGCTGACCAAGCGCCAAAAAGCTATTGCTTCCAAGATCGAAGCAGGCAAGCTGTACAACTTCGAAGATGCAGCTGCGCTGCTGACCGAACTGTCCACCGTCAAGTTCAGCGAATCCGTTGACGTGGCTGTGAACCTGGGTGTTGACCCACGTAAATCCGACCAAGTCGTACGTAGCGCCACCGTGCTGCCACACGGCACTGGCAAGACCGTACGTGTTGCCGTGTTCACCCAGGGTCCTGCTGCCGAAGCCGCTCTGGCTGCCGGTGCAGACCGCGTTGGCATGGACGACCTGGCTGCCGAAATGAAAGGCGGCGACCTGAACTATGACGTCGTCATTGCATCCCCGGATGCCATGCGCGTAGTAGGTCAGTTGGGTCAGATCCTCGGTCCACGTGGCCTGATGCCTAACCCGAAAGTCGGCACCGTGACGCCAGACGTCGCCAACGCCGTCAAGAATGCCAAGGCTGGTCAGGTTCGCTACCGTACCGACAAGAACGGCATCATCCACACTTCCGTTGGCAAGGTCGGTTTCGACGCCGTCAAGCTGAAGGAAAACGTTGAAGCCCTGATCGCTGATCTGAAGCGTATCAAGCCAGCTTCCTCGAAAGGTATCTACGTCAAGCGCGTTACCCTGAGCACCACCATGGGCCCAGGTCTGGTCATCGACCAAGGCTCGCTGGACGCGTAA
- the rplK gene encoding 50S ribosomal protein L11, with protein sequence MAKKITAYIKLQVKAGQANPSPPVGPALGQHGVNIMEFCKAFNARTQGQEAGLPTPVIITVYSDRSFTFETKSTPASVLLKKAAGLTSGSARPNTVKVGTVTRAQLEEIAKAKNADLTAADMEAAVRTIAGSARSMGLNVEGV encoded by the coding sequence ATGGCTAAGAAAATCACGGCTTACATCAAGCTGCAAGTAAAGGCCGGCCAGGCCAACCCTAGCCCGCCCGTCGGCCCGGCCCTGGGCCAGCATGGCGTGAACATCATGGAATTCTGCAAGGCCTTCAACGCCCGTACTCAGGGTCAAGAAGCCGGCTTGCCGACTCCTGTAATCATCACTGTGTACAGTGACCGTAGCTTCACCTTCGAGACCAAAAGCACCCCTGCTTCGGTACTGCTGAAGAAAGCTGCTGGCCTGACCAGCGGTTCCGCCCGTCCGAACACCGTCAAAGTCGGTACCGTGACTCGCGCTCAGCTCGAAGAAATCGCTAAAGCCAAGAATGCGGACCTGACTGCCGCTGACATGGAAGCAGCCGTGCGTACCATCGCCGGTTCTGCTCGCTCCATGGGCCTCAACGTGGAGGGTGTGTAA
- the nusG gene encoding transcription termination/antitermination protein NusG encodes MAKRWYVVHAYSGYEKHVMRSLIERVKLAGMEDGFGEILVPTEEVVEMRNGQKRKSERKFFPGYVLVQMDMNEGTWHLVKDTPRVMGFIGGTADKPAPITDKEAEAILRRVADGSDKPKPKTLFEPGEVVRVTDGPFADFNGTVEEVNYEKSRIQVAVLIFGRSTPVELEFSQVEKV; translated from the coding sequence GTGGCTAAGCGTTGGTACGTTGTGCATGCTTACTCGGGTTACGAGAAGCATGTTATGCGCTCTTTGATCGAGCGTGTAAAGCTGGCTGGTATGGAAGACGGTTTTGGTGAAATTCTCGTCCCCACTGAAGAAGTGGTCGAGATGCGAAATGGCCAAAAGCGTAAAAGTGAACGCAAGTTCTTTCCAGGCTATGTGCTGGTGCAGATGGACATGAACGAAGGCACTTGGCACTTGGTCAAGGACACGCCTCGGGTCATGGGTTTCATCGGCGGCACGGCGGACAAGCCGGCTCCGATCACCGACAAGGAAGCTGAAGCTATCCTGCGTCGTGTTGCTGATGGTAGCGACAAGCCCAAGCCCAAGACGTTGTTCGAGCCAGGCGAAGTGGTTCGCGTCACCGATGGTCCGTTCGCGGATTTCAACGGTACCGTCGAAGAAGTCAACTACGAAAAGAGCCGGATCCAGGTCGCGGTGCTCATTTTCGGTCGCTCTACTCCGGTAGAGCTCGAGTTCAGTCAGGTCGAAAAAGTCTGA